A stretch of DNA from Pseudomonas sp. HN11:
CATTGGTGGCAACAGCCTCGGTGCGCAGATAGCCAGGGATTATCCAGGTATCCAGTTTGTTAACGTCGAGAACCCTGAGGTCGCCATGGACCTGGTCGCCAGGGGCGATGTCGATGCGACCATTGTTTCATTGATCAGCGCACGCTACATGATTGCGCGCAACTATCGAAACCGCCTGCGTATCACCAGTACGGTCGGCACGGAGCCGGCGCGCATTGCCTTCGGCGTCAACCGCAGCCAGCTGGAGCTGTATTCGATCCTCGAGAAGGCGTTGTTGAGTATCACCCCTGAAGAAATGGATGAACTGACCAACCGTTGGCGCAGTGAGATCATCATCGATGACAGCTACTGGGCCAGTCATCGTAACGTGATTATCCAAGGGTTCGGCCTGGCCGCGCTGCTGCTGATCACCCTGGGTTGGGTGTTTTACCTGCGCAACCTGATTCGCAAACGCGTCCAGGCCGAACGTGCCTTGAGCGACCAGATGCGCTTTATGAGCGTGTTGATCGACGGCACGCCGCACCCGATTTATGTGCGGGACCGTCATGGACGATTAATGGCCTGTAACCAAGCCTACCTCGATGTGTTCGGTTTCAAGCTGGAAGAGGTGATTGGCAAGACGGTAGTGGAAACCGACACCGGTAACCCGCCCCAGGCCCGCTCATTCCATTCCGACTACCTGAGCTTGATGGAGCGCGGAGAGCCGCAGATCCATGACCGTGTACTCAAGGTACCCGGCGGTGGTGTGCTGACTATCTACCAGTGGATGCTGCCGTACCGTGATAGCAACGGGAGCGTCGTCGGTATGATCGCCGGCTGGGTGGATGTGAGCGAGCGCCAGCGCCTGTTGGGACAGTTGCAGGAAGCCAAGGAGGAGGCTGACGCCGCGAACCGTGCCAAGACCACGTTCCTGGCGACCATGAGCCATGAGATCCGAACGCCCATGAACGCGATGATCGGCATGACTGAGCTGGCGCTGAGGAATGCCGAGCAGGGCATCGCCGATCGTGATGCGCTGGAAGTGGCGACGATGGCGTCCCGCAGCCTGCAGGAGTTGATCGCCGATATCCTGGATATCGCGCGGATAGAAACCGGCCACCTGTCCCTGACGCTGGAGCCGGCCAACCTGCATGACGTGTTGGCCTCTGTGGCAAGGGTGTTCGAAGGGCTGGCGCGGGACAAAGGCTTGTTGCTGCAAGTGGAGTTGGACCCGATGACTGACCGATCAGTGTTGATCGACCCAATGCGTTTCAAGCAAGTGGTCTCCAACCTGCTCGGCAATGCAATCAAGTTTACCGTCACCGGCGGGGTACGCCTTGGAGCCCAGTGCAAGCAGGCATCGGCTGACGACCGCTTGGACTTGCGGTTGTATGTGGTGGATACGGGGATCGGCATCAGCGCCGAAGATCAGCAGCGTCTGTTCAACCCGTTTATCCAGGGCAGCAATAACGAGCAATCGGCGCGCAGCGGGTCGGGCCTGGGGCTGGTGATCAGCCGTAACCTGTGCGAAATGATGGGCGGGCAGCTGCATTTGAGCAGTGTGTTGGGCAAAGGTACGCGGGTGGATGTGACGCTGGCACTGACGCTGGCCACCGTTGCGCCAGTTGCCTTACCTGTTCCCAGTGTTTCACCGGCGCGTACGTTGGATATCTTGATAGTCGATGACTACCCTGCCAACCGCCTGCTGCTGGCTCGACAGCTTAACTTCCTCGGGCATCGCATCGTCACCGCCGAAGACGGTGCCCAGGGCTTTGCACTGTGGCAGGCCGGGCAATTTGACGGCGTCATCACCGATAGCAATATGCCTGTGATGGACGGCTACACCTTGGCGCGTAATATTCGTGCGCAAGAGCGCATGCGTGGCCTGGAGCCGTGCCTGTTGCTGGGGTTTACGGCCAACGCCCAGACGGCCGAGGTCGAGCGCTGCCGGCTGGCGGGCATGGATGGTTGTCTGTTCAAACCCACGGGACTTGATGATTTGCGTAAGGCGTTGGCATCGCGTACGGCCAGCGTCGCAGCGGATAAAGCCGAACCGGTGTTTGATTTGAGCGCGCTGATCACGCTGACAGGCGGCGACAAGGCCGCACTCAACGAGTTGATGATGCCATTGCTCAGCAGCTTGGCCGAGGATCAGGTGTTGCTTCCGGCATTGTGGAAAAAGGCTGATTTAGCCAAGTTGTATGACCTGGCGCATCGCGTCAAAGGCGGGGCTCGCATGGTCAAGGCCCATGGGCTGGTTGCCTGTTGCGAAACCTTGGAGGGGGTCTGTGAAAGGCGCGATCACGACGCCTTGGCGGCGGCAGTCGAGGCAGTCGGTACAGCCATTGATAACTTGAACCACAGCCTGAACTTGCATATCAAGCAGGTTTGACTAGGGGTAGATAGTCATTCGATGAGTTTGGGAGAACTCCTACATGGAACGGGAACAAGCCTGATTTTGTCTTCGGGGTATGTCTGGAAAATGGCCTCGCTCACTGACGAGCACTGCCTGCCCAGGGGTTCGCCATGCCAAACAAAGCACTTACCATCCTGATTGCCGATGAACAACACCTGCAATGCCTGTACATCGAAAAAATGCTCAACCAGTTGGGGTACCACCGAATCGTACCGGTGCAAACCTTCGAAGAGGTTCAATTGCTCACCGCCATCCCGGCTCAGCCCTTTGACGTGCTGATCATCAACGCGGGGCTGGCGATTCACACCTGTGGGCCGCAACCTCAGGCCCACCATGTGCTGGTCTACGATCACCTGGACCTGGGCACGCTCGCCGACGCAACGCCGGCGGTGCTGGTACGGCTGCCCGGTATGCCGGACACCGTCAACCTTGAACATTTCATGGACATCATCGACCCGCCCGCAGCCACCACCGGCCTGCGGGTGTTGCCGTGGCTGCGGGAATTATCCCGCGTGCCTGTGGCTGGGGTTTAATCCCACTTCGGTGCGATCCCCTTGGGGCTGGTCAGGCGATGGCCACGTTCCAGTTCGTTGATTTGCGCCATGTCGTCAGCGGTCAAGGTCAGTTGCAGAGCCTTGAGATTGCTTTCCAGGTTGGTGCGTTTGGTCGACGAGGGGATAACGGCGTAGCCCAATTGCATGGCCCAGGCCAATGTTACTTGCGCTGCGGTAGCCTGATGGCGTTCGGCGATCTGCTGGATCACCGGGTCCTTGAGCACTTCGCCGTAGGCCAGGGTCATGTAGGACGTGATCTGAATACCGTTGGCGGTGGCGAAATCCACGACCTTGCGGTTTTGCAGGTAGGGGTGTAGCTCGATTTGGTTGGTGGCGATGTTCTCGGCCCCAACGGCTGCAATCGCTTGTTTCATCAAGTCGATGGTGAAGTTGGAAATGCCGATCTGGCGCGTCAGGCCCAGGCGCTTGGCCTCCAGCAACTGGCCCATGAATTCGGCGACAGGTACCTCGCCTTCTGGCGAGGGCCAATGGATCAGCGTCAAGTCCAGATAGTCGGTTTTCAGTTTGCGCAGGCTTTCTTTCAGGCTTGGAATCAATTGGCCTTCAGCAAAATTCGCGATCCAGATCTTGCTGGTGATAAACAGTTCATCGCGCGGGATGCCGCTGTCGGCAATCGCCTGGCCGACGTCGGCTTCGTTCTCGTAGATCTGTGCAGTGTCGATCACGCGGTAGCCCAGTTCCAGGCCGGTGCTGACCGAATCAATCACCACCTCGCCTTGCAGGCGGAAGGTGCCAAGGCCGAAGGCCGGAACGTTTTGCATTGGGATAGACATCAGTAACTCCTGAAGATGTGTGAACAATGGAGTCGAGTATCCGCCCGTCGTTCCTTGGGAAAAACCGCCGGTTCCGAAAAGGACTCTTTACCGCAGATCACGAATGGCGCCGCAGTGTGTGGGGCGCAGGCTTGTCCTGCGCGGGGCTGCGAAGCGCCCCCCACTCGGTTCAGCGCTCAGTCTGGGGTGGGACTGCTTCGCGCTCCAGTTTGTCATCAAGGATTTATCGGTGTCACTTGCCAGCAGCCGGTGCGGCGGGGTATTCCAGAGCGCTGTCCATTTGCCTGGGAAATTCCATGACTCAACACCTCACCGAATACGCCGATGCCAGCCCTGAAGTGCGCGTGGTCTATGACGACATCATGCAGACGCGCAAGGTTGATCAGGTCAACAACTTCTGGAAATGCCTGGCCGCCCACCCGCCGACGCTGCGCCGCACCTGGGAAAGCCTCAAGGAAATCATGGCGCCGGGCGCACTCGACCCGCTGACCAAAGAACTGCTCTACGTGGCTGTCAGTGTGACCAACAATTGCCCGTATTGCATTGCGTCCCACACCGCCGCGGCCCGCAAGGCGGGGATGACCGATGAGATGTTTGGCGAGTTGCAGGCCGTTGTCGGCATGGCCAATGAAACCAACCGCCTGGCCACGGGTTACCGTGTGCCGTTGGACGAGCCGTTCAAGCTGCCTTAGGGCAGTTCAGGCGTCAAAC
This window harbors:
- a CDS encoding transporter substrate-binding domain-containing protein — protein: MPTSRLLRFTAILLIGLLSQAVMALDEPHTLRLLGHATLENPGLELDESDWRWLRERRVLVMGVSAPDYAPFDLSNNNDFEGITADYAWLISLILSVPIEVRRYDTRDEVIEALKLGEVDLVGSANGYEAADKQLVLSRSYANDQPVLVTPNSDSHLLSADLAGKRVAMLYHYMQPDAVQRYYPEAQLLLYGSTLQAIGSVAFGQADVYLGDVISTRYLINKNHLNNVRMADFSGLEVNPFGFAFTADNIRLLNIVNAALNVIPPSEQMSILRRWSAGDSGFLEADRLRLSDSEQHWLEKHPRIKVAMLDKYVPLSFVNEQGQFVGLSEELLSRISLRTGLKFEVVQGSSLPQQIDEVSTGQVDMMAVITPSAQRSEKVRFTRPYLSNPYVLVARASDERLFTLEDMPGKRLAFIGGNSLGAQIARDYPGIQFVNVENPEVAMDLVARGDVDATIVSLISARYMIARNYRNRLRITSTVGTEPARIAFGVNRSQLELYSILEKALLSITPEEMDELTNRWRSEIIIDDSYWASHRNVIIQGFGLAALLLITLGWVFYLRNLIRKRVQAERALSDQMRFMSVLIDGTPHPIYVRDRHGRLMACNQAYLDVFGFKLEEVIGKTVVETDTGNPPQARSFHSDYLSLMERGEPQIHDRVLKVPGGGVLTIYQWMLPYRDSNGSVVGMIAGWVDVSERQRLLGQLQEAKEEADAANRAKTTFLATMSHEIRTPMNAMIGMTELALRNAEQGIADRDALEVATMASRSLQELIADILDIARIETGHLSLTLEPANLHDVLASVARVFEGLARDKGLLLQVELDPMTDRSVLIDPMRFKQVVSNLLGNAIKFTVTGGVRLGAQCKQASADDRLDLRLYVVDTGIGISAEDQQRLFNPFIQGSNNEQSARSGSGLGLVISRNLCEMMGGQLHLSSVLGKGTRVDVTLALTLATVAPVALPVPSVSPARTLDILIVDDYPANRLLLARQLNFLGHRIVTAEDGAQGFALWQAGQFDGVITDSNMPVMDGYTLARNIRAQERMRGLEPCLLLGFTANAQTAEVERCRLAGMDGCLFKPTGLDDLRKALASRTASVAADKAEPVFDLSALITLTGGDKAALNELMMPLLSSLAEDQVLLPALWKKADLAKLYDLAHRVKGGARMVKAHGLVACCETLEGVCERRDHDALAAAVEAVGTAIDNLNHSLNLHIKQV
- a CDS encoding chemotaxis protein CheY — its product is MPNKALTILIADEQHLQCLYIEKMLNQLGYHRIVPVQTFEEVQLLTAIPAQPFDVLIINAGLAIHTCGPQPQAHHVLVYDHLDLGTLADATPAVLVRLPGMPDTVNLEHFMDIIDPPAATTGLRVLPWLRELSRVPVAGV
- a CDS encoding carboxymuconolactone decarboxylase family protein codes for the protein MTQHLTEYADASPEVRVVYDDIMQTRKVDQVNNFWKCLAAHPPTLRRTWESLKEIMAPGALDPLTKELLYVAVSVTNNCPYCIASHTAAARKAGMTDEMFGELQAVVGMANETNRLATGYRVPLDEPFKLP
- the dkgB gene encoding 2,5-didehydrogluconate reductase DkgB, translated to MSIPMQNVPAFGLGTFRLQGEVVIDSVSTGLELGYRVIDTAQIYENEADVGQAIADSGIPRDELFITSKIWIANFAEGQLIPSLKESLRKLKTDYLDLTLIHWPSPEGEVPVAEFMGQLLEAKRLGLTRQIGISNFTIDLMKQAIAAVGAENIATNQIELHPYLQNRKVVDFATANGIQITSYMTLAYGEVLKDPVIQQIAERHQATAAQVTLAWAMQLGYAVIPSSTKRTNLESNLKALQLTLTADDMAQINELERGHRLTSPKGIAPKWD